The following are from one region of the Candidatus Poribacteria bacterium genome:
- a CDS encoding glycosyltransferase — MKIVVVCWGSTGDVYPVLALSERLLERGHQVRVCSPALYRDKILEIGAEYYEIGVAFDLAEFHAAMDAIIPKRDPTAMLRLIVEEGIVRRGGKWYQDCLTAMKGFDIAICHSVDIPGQEAAIRTGIPWLTVTYCPGFIKSLDFAPYPLPNWGRICNAIAWKLAQLRLASSIDTLFNQFIASVGGESRRTVALEGMYSPYLNLIAASPTLCPPVDFSPNHKFTGVWHLASPSYTPPTELVNFLAEGPPPVIISFGSMGGSNGRETTEILVDAVRKTKQRAILQAGWGQLGTKDALPDIFCTEYVPHQWLFPKGCCVVHHGGAGTTASVCRAKVPSVVVAHHADQPYWGKCLYDLGVAPRHLYRRSLTAKRLAERIQQVLETPAMTTRAQVLGEQMETEDGLTAAVDLIESF; from the coding sequence GTGTCTGTTCACCAGCACTCTATAGAGACAAGATACTTGAGATCGGCGCGGAATACTATGAAATAGGCGTTGCTTTTGATTTGGCAGAATTTCACGCGGCGATGGATGCTATTATCCCGAAGCGCGACCCGACCGCGATGCTGCGGCTGATCGTGGAAGAAGGCATCGTGCGTCGCGGTGGAAAGTGGTATCAGGATTGCTTGACCGCTATGAAAGGGTTCGATATAGCGATTTGTCATTCAGTGGATATTCCCGGACAGGAGGCTGCGATTCGGACCGGGATTCCGTGGCTTACTGTAACGTATTGTCCGGGTTTCATCAAGTCCTTAGACTTCGCGCCTTATCCGCTTCCGAATTGGGGACGTATCTGCAACGCTATTGCGTGGAAATTGGCGCAACTCCGTCTTGCCTCAAGTATAGATACACTCTTCAATCAATTTATTGCGTCAGTCGGCGGAGAGTCGAGGCGGACAGTGGCGTTAGAGGGTATGTACTCACCATATCTGAACCTCATTGCCGCATCCCCGACGCTCTGTCCACCCGTTGATTTCTCACCGAATCACAAATTCACAGGGGTATGGCACCTCGCGTCGCCTTCTTATACACCACCCACAGAACTTGTCAATTTTTTAGCGGAGGGTCCGCCACCCGTTATTATTTCGTTCGGCTCCATGGGAGGCTCAAACGGGCGTGAGACAACAGAAATCTTGGTCGATGCTGTTAGAAAAACAAAACAACGGGCGATCCTCCAAGCCGGATGGGGGCAACTCGGAACTAAAGATGCCCTACCGGACATCTTCTGCACGGAGTATGTGCCACATCAATGGCTGTTTCCGAAGGGGTGTTGCGTTGTCCATCACGGTGGAGCGGGAACGACGGCATCCGTATGTCGTGCCAAAGTGCCTTCTGTCGTTGTAGCACACCACGCCGACCAACCGTATTGGGGGAAATGCCTATATGACTTAGGGGTGGCACCGCGGCATCTGTACCGTCGAAGCCTCACCGCCAAGCGTTTGGCAGAACGGATCCAGCAAGTCTTGGAAACGCCTGCGATGACTACGCGTGCTCAGGTTTTAGGAGAACAGATGGAAACAGAAGATGGTTTGACTGCAGCTGTTGACCTGATTGAATCCTTTTAA
- a CDS encoding heavy metal translocating P-type ATPase, which produces MEQQINLPITGMHCENCTSTITRHLKKMDGVLAAEVSLATEYASVTFDASTLSEETIVDKIRDLGFDVVSEDEEDEARAEESRRQKLQFTIGVIFTLPLFLLSMGRDMNLLGEWASAHWVNYLMFGLALPVQGYVAWDYYIGGFKALRNRSANMDVLVAMGTSVAFFYSLVVTIALTAGGGERFGAHVYFETAAVIVTLIKLGKLLEARAKGKINAALKKLPKLFPETACRLENGEEQHVPIEQIGVGDVLLVRPGESIPVDGVVRSGTSAIDESVFTGESVPADKGPGDPVTAATMNQSGMLTMEATHIGAETALARLVQLVQTTQQSKPPIQRAADAVTNVFVPVVTAIAVVTFLVWWFLIGAGFTPAMLRLVAILVTACPCALGLATPTAVMMGTGIGAQRGILFRNGEALERAGDLTTIVLDKTGTLTEGRLTLTDILTDKDESELLQLSAAAERGSEHPIGKAVVQAAKERGLDIATPTAFEAVTGHGITAQVDGSSVVIGNLSLIQQQDIPTKRFEEEADRLQTEAKTVLWVAADGHVVGLLAVSDTLKPEAQAAVTELYELGCTVTMMTGDNRVTADTIAKAARISDVMAELKPEDKAAAVKKLQTENGGLVAMVGDGINDTPALAQADIGISLGTGTDIARETAHVTLMHSDLRGLPDAIRLSRSTMRTIKQNLFWAFFYNVLLIPIAAGALYPLSFVPMMFRELHPMLAAFAMAFSSVSVVLNSLRLQWKSR; this is translated from the coding sequence ATGGAACAGCAAATTAACCTTCCCATTACCGGAATGCACTGCGAAAACTGTACAAGCACTATCACACGGCATCTTAAAAAGATGGATGGTGTCCTTGCTGCAGAAGTCAGCCTCGCCACCGAATATGCTTCCGTTACCTTTGATGCATCCACGCTCAGCGAGGAAACCATCGTCGATAAGATACGAGATCTCGGTTTTGACGTTGTCAGTGAAGACGAGGAAGATGAGGCGCGCGCTGAGGAATCCAGACGGCAAAAGCTGCAATTCACTATTGGTGTAATCTTCACGCTCCCGCTTTTTCTCCTCAGCATGGGTAGAGACATGAACCTGTTGGGTGAGTGGGCATCTGCGCACTGGGTTAACTATCTGATGTTTGGTTTAGCATTACCGGTGCAGGGTTATGTCGCCTGGGACTATTACATCGGCGGCTTTAAGGCACTGCGCAACCGATCCGCCAATATGGATGTACTCGTTGCAATGGGCACATCCGTAGCGTTTTTCTATAGTCTCGTTGTAACGATTGCACTAACAGCGGGCGGGGGGGAACGCTTCGGCGCGCATGTCTATTTTGAGACAGCCGCAGTTATCGTTACGTTGATTAAGTTAGGGAAACTACTTGAAGCACGTGCCAAAGGTAAGATAAACGCAGCCCTCAAAAAACTCCCGAAACTTTTTCCCGAAACAGCGTGCCGCTTAGAAAACGGCGAGGAACAACACGTCCCTATTGAACAGATCGGCGTAGGGGATGTCCTTCTTGTTCGTCCTGGCGAAAGTATTCCTGTTGATGGCGTGGTACGCAGCGGCACAAGTGCCATTGATGAAAGCGTCTTCACCGGAGAAAGCGTGCCCGCAGATAAGGGACCGGGCGACCCTGTGACCGCGGCGACGATGAACCAGAGTGGAATGCTCACAATGGAAGCCACGCATATCGGGGCAGAAACGGCACTTGCCCGCCTTGTCCAATTGGTGCAAACAACGCAACAGAGCAAACCTCCCATCCAACGCGCCGCCGATGCGGTCACAAATGTGTTTGTGCCTGTCGTCACCGCGATTGCCGTTGTGACCTTTCTCGTGTGGTGGTTTCTCATCGGAGCAGGGTTCACCCCGGCAATGCTTCGTTTAGTTGCAATCCTCGTCACAGCCTGTCCTTGTGCGTTGGGACTTGCTACCCCGACCGCTGTTATGATGGGAACCGGTATCGGTGCGCAGCGCGGTATCCTCTTCCGAAACGGTGAAGCACTCGAACGCGCTGGAGACTTAACCACAATTGTGCTTGATAAAACAGGCACCTTGACAGAGGGCAGACTCACGCTTACCGATATTCTCACAGATAAAGACGAATCGGAACTCCTACAATTGTCTGCCGCTGCGGAGCGTGGCAGTGAACATCCCATCGGAAAAGCAGTTGTCCAAGCGGCTAAGGAACGTGGGCTAGACATCGCTACACCAACGGCATTTGAAGCGGTCACTGGGCACGGTATCACCGCACAAGTGGATGGAAGTAGTGTCGTGATTGGGAACCTATCCTTAATTCAACAGCAGGATATTCCGACGAAGAGATTTGAAGAAGAAGCAGATCGTCTACAGACTGAGGCGAAAACCGTCCTATGGGTCGCCGCTGATGGGCACGTTGTTGGGCTTCTGGCAGTCTCGGACACGTTGAAACCCGAAGCACAAGCTGCAGTTACGGAACTTTATGAACTCGGATGTACTGTAACAATGATGACGGGGGATAACCGCGTTACGGCTGATACGATCGCCAAGGCGGCGCGGATTAGCGATGTCATGGCAGAACTCAAACCCGAAGATAAAGCGGCAGCCGTTAAGAAGCTGCAGACAGAAAATGGGGGACTCGTTGCGATGGTCGGCGACGGCATTAACGATACCCCCGCATTGGCACAAGCCGATATTGGTATCTCACTCGGCACAGGCACCGATATTGCAAGAGAGACAGCACACGTAACGCTCATGCACAGCGATTTGCGTGGACTCCCCGATGCCATTCGACTGAGCCGCTCGACGATGCGTACGATTAAACAGAACCTGTTCTGGGCGTTTTTCTACAATGTCCTATTGATTCCTATCGCAGCAGGGGCACTTTATCCGCTATCTTTCGTGCCTATGATGTTCCGAGAACTACACCCGATGCTTGCTGCGTTCGCAATGGCGTTTAGTAGTGTATCGGTTGTGCTGAATAGCCTGCGGCTGCAGTGGAAGAGCAGGTAA
- a CDS encoding glycosyltransferase family 9 protein, which yields MKRILVFSFSFIGDAVLSTSVIQPLRRHFSDAHITFLVGPRAFDLLATDPNIDAALVYDNRGEHAGWKGRLRLIKNLRLGKFDLVVNLRDSLMARCIGAEYWGMMRGHSNRHAVNRYLEILQRQSVNTTDAHPHLQLTEAEHAAAHRFLAEAGRTSEQLLIGIHPGGNWEYKLWDAKNYAQFANVLCKKQKASILLFAGPNERKLQAQVAKLMDVPPILVKTENLRHLAALISACDVYIGNDTGPMHIAAAVDTPVVALFGSTNPIRSGPYGDKHTVVQSGINLGCNPCHPGRNPGGCGAGSCEVIAGITVEQVLAAVEHHIIHGVYSKVN from the coding sequence ATGAAAAGAATCCTTGTCTTTAGTTTCTCTTTTATCGGTGATGCAGTCCTGTCTACTTCAGTTATTCAACCCCTGCGAAGACACTTTTCGGATGCACATATTACCTTCCTCGTCGGACCGCGAGCCTTTGACCTCCTTGCGACCGATCCCAATATCGATGCAGCATTGGTTTATGACAATCGAGGCGAACACGCTGGTTGGAAAGGCAGGCTGCGTCTCATAAAAAACTTACGACTCGGCAAATTCGACCTTGTTGTCAATTTACGGGATAGCCTCATGGCACGGTGTATCGGTGCGGAATATTGGGGTATGATGCGAGGCCACAGCAACCGTCATGCCGTCAATCGATATTTAGAAATCCTCCAGAGACAAAGTGTTAACACAACAGATGCACACCCGCACCTACAATTAACTGAAGCGGAACATGCCGCTGCACACCGCTTTCTTGCCGAAGCAGGTCGGACATCAGAGCAGTTGTTAATTGGCATTCATCCGGGCGGAAATTGGGAATATAAGTTGTGGGACGCGAAGAATTACGCGCAATTCGCGAATGTTCTGTGTAAAAAACAGAAGGCTTCGATTTTACTTTTCGCTGGTCCAAACGAACGAAAACTCCAAGCACAAGTCGCGAAACTGATGGATGTTCCGCCAATTCTCGTCAAAACGGAAAACCTACGGCACCTCGCGGCACTAATCTCCGCGTGCGATGTCTATATCGGCAACGACACGGGACCGATGCATATCGCCGCGGCTGTGGATACACCGGTAGTCGCACTTTTCGGCTCAACGAACCCTATTCGGAGCGGTCCGTATGGTGATAAACACACGGTTGTCCAGAGTGGGATCAATTTGGGTTGCAACCCGTGTCATCCGGGGCGGAATCCGGGGGGATGCGGTGCTGGTAGTTGTGAAGTAATTGCGGGGATTACAGTGGAACAAGTATTGGCAGCAGTAGAGCATCACATCATTCACGGCGTTTATAGTAAAGTCAATTAA